In Lathyrus oleraceus cultivar Zhongwan6 chromosome 2, CAAS_Psat_ZW6_1.0, whole genome shotgun sequence, the DNA window ttcagccaagctgactcaccggtacaatacccgagccaatcatctgagaatcatggagaacagagaattgaaggatgagatcgcccgtctgactgccatgatggagtcagttcttgccactcagagtcaatcttctccaacgcctgtaACTCCTCCTACGAGaactgtcatttcagaggtggctacctctatTGTGCCCGCTGCTGCCGCCCATTTTGCACCAAATATGCTTGCtagattcccgtggggaatgccgtccaactttgtgcccgaaggctttgcgctTACCTTTGCTTtcatgccggcatctagcctggtcatgtctgtgccacctcccattgtgcataCGTTACCTCGTGTAGATGGCACCATTTATCACTCCtagccgtctgagggtccggatgtctacaagaaaatggatgaaatgaaggatcagtttcttgagttgcgcaaggaattgaagacgctgagaggtaaagatttgtttgggaagagtgctgttgagttatgtttagtgcccaatgtcaagatcccagtgaagttcaaagttcctTACTTTGAAAAGTAAAAGGGGAACTCTTGTCtgctcagtcatcttgtgatgtatgctcgtaagatgtctactcagaccgataatgatcaatttcttattcactacttccaagatagtaTGACCGGCGTTGCGCTCCGTTtgtatatggggttggatagtgtAAGCATTCACACTTTTAATGACTTGGGAGAtgcttttgtcaagcagtataagtacaatgtgaacatggcgcctgatagagaccagctgaggtctatgtctcagaaggacaaagagacatttaaagagtacgcaCAACGAAagagggaattggctgcccagatcacaacgatcttcttgaaaactctaAGTTCACTTtctatgaacgaatgattgctagtgcccctagtgactttaccaaaatggtaaacatggggatgaggcttgaggaaggagtctgagagggacgtttgtcaagagatagggcatcaacaagcaagagatatggcaataatttcggtaagaagaaggacagtgaagcaaatgcaataagcagtgggaggcagaggaggcctcagataAGAACAAATccaccatcccgtcaacatcatcatcatcaagtgtcttctgttatcccggtattttctaatcaacaaacaacatcagttcaacaacaacgtcaacagcAACAATCGTAACAACGAACGGacacctacaataacaacaataccaacaacaatcatcatcaacaaaattttgagaggaagaaggtctctttcgacccgattcatatgtcttatgcagaattcTATCCATacttggttctcaagaacctgatccacCCAAGAAACCCGCTACAAATTCCAGAACCATTTCCttggtggtataagcctgagctccgttttgcttttcatcaaggagcacccggacatgatatttAAAATTGTTacccactcaagtatgaggttcaaaaattgatgaaaagtggtatggtgtccttcgaggacggtgcgccgaatgtaaaagcaaatccattgcccgctcatgggaactcttctgtgagTATGGTGGATGGTTGCCCTAAGGAGTgtaaagtttttgatgtgcgttttatcaggaggtccttagtgcagatgcataaggatgtttgtttggtaactgactgtgagcacgaccatgatggttgtggtgtttgtagtgttaacctgaggggttgcgaagttgtgaaaagggacatccaacgactgatggatgaaggcatgattcaaattgttcaatctcatcatgtagatgacgatgttaatgtcatagtgctTGTTTTCAAGCAGCCTGAAAagttggtaatccagtatgactCCAGTAACAGCAACAGTCAAAGATtagtatcgtcgttggtaatacagttagtgggcccaatcccgtattcatctgataaagctatgccatatcagtataatgctacgaTGATGAAGGATGGCCAagagtgtcataccccaattttgtccgggtaaAAGTCTTTCACCAGCATTTACAAAATGTCCATAAACCCTAATCATGTTCATAAACCCTAATCATGTTCCATGCCTTCATAAAGGCCCATAACCCTAAATTCCATCCTTCATGACATTGTGACTTAATCTGATAACTAGGCCAAATTTCATGCAATCCTATGATTGTGTCCTTTGGTTTGGGCCTAAGTACATATTGAGCTAGTTCATTTGGGTCCTTCAAAATACATAGTTCATACTTTGCCTAGTTTTATTTGGTCAAGGTTATTCGAGTCACTCCGTGCCACTGTCATTACCCTTGGTTCTTGACCCATAAAGGTCCAGACAGGTCCTAGTTCATTATGTCACATGGTTCTCACCAAAATCTTTACTTCGAGCTTATTCAAGTTATGGTTGTGTCCTTTGAGTTATGCTAATGATTCATCCAAACGTCAAGTCTTAATGTTTCCCAAATTGAAAGATATATTCATTCACCAAATCCATCAATATATCCACTCGCCATTTAGCTCGTATTAAGCCCACGCCGTTCCAAACATCAAGTTCATAACAAGATTCACAAAAGTCCAAATCCATCAATCAATTTAACATAAGCACAGTTCGTTCAAAATGCCATGGTTGTTTATTTACACGTGTCTATACATGAGAGAGATGCAAAAAATGAGttttgaccaaagtcaacttaaCCATGATACAATTCAAAGAGCCATAATTCCTATTTTCATTCCTTCATAATCCACCTTAGGTTCATTATGATTCAGGTAGAAACCATAAATACAAGTCATTCTCAAAACATGTTCAAAATTACATTTTCACATTCAAGTTAACTAATACCAAATACAACCACTTGCTTCATTTACAATCAAGACCAACTGCAAAGATGAACGAGAATCTACACGTATTGTCATTACAAAACTATTAGCGCAAATAAGTACAATGCTAGCTACAACTTGCAAAAAGAAGAAAATAGATCTTCGCCGAAAGGAGGCGCAATGTTATTTCAAATCCCTTCCGCAAGGAAGAATGTAGCGAACCAGGATCAACTAGCAGTGAATCAAATTCCTGCTAGAGGACCAAGATAGGAAGATCACACCACCCGGACATGGGGTGCAAACCAGCGATCAAATGCTTCCAACAGAGTTAATCCATCCGCATCGGTACGTGAATTTGCACCAGTATCCTGTGATGCATCAACGGCAACAAAGCCGACAGCAGTTGTGCATTGAAAAATAAACCAATTATTGCAAAAGAAAAATAAACCAAGTATTAATGTGACCGACGCTAATCCCATTCATGTTATCACATAAGTGGACCTGATATAATCATGTCCTCATGATGGCTGCTATCAGCAATGTGGAAAAGGTTTAAGCTCAGTGCCATTTTCTCCTCAACCAATTGCTAATGGGACTTTACTAAGAGGGTTTTATCAAAACAATAATATCCAGGATTCTCAGCATGGGATGATCTATCACATGAATATACTCCTGGAGTTGATCTTTTGTCTTTCATAAAGTCTTCTTTGAATGAACTCGAAGGCACCCATCGTTATTGGTTAAACAGATCTGtaaaaaataaacattttttgGTATTGATAGAAATCATGGAACCTTTTGGTTCTTGATGCAAGAAATTTCGAATGTTGGCATTACGCTTGAAAAGTTGAAGGCGAACCAACACATTGAAGAATAAGGCTGCAAAGTTGTCACATCCGAGCCGAAACTATGATGACATAGGCTACATCGATAAAGTCAGCGATACCTGTTGCAAAATACACACTGTCATGAAATTAGAAGCAACGTATAAATGTGAAACAAGGATGCAAATAGCCTAGAGATTAACTACTGCAGAAAGCCTACCCGGTTGCGACCATGATGCAAAGTCTTAGATTCTACATACAAAACAAGACAAAGTCCAAGGTCATTACAAAATGCAAATTGCTACACTTACCTTGTGAACCAACACGATAAAGTGTGCATCACCCCTGCAGCGTCAACACTCCTTCAAAAACCGCAGCAGAACTCAAAAGAGGAAACCGCGAATAACCGACCACATTGCGGAAGGGAATCCACTGCAGAGCATCTAGTTCACATCAGAACCACGCACAAATAACCTACATACCTGCAAAGCCAACCAGGGCATGTTTCACCACAATAGACATATGCCTGATTTCTCCAAGTGTTTCAAACAAATTCGCCATAGAAATACCTCTAATCAGAGAATTCATACCTACTGTCATCAAATATCATGACCACATACGCCAGTTGCACGTTACTAATCTAGTTCACGACCATAGAAAGCCTAAGAAATCTGAAATGGCTCTGTGAGAAAGAAGCATAGTGAACTTGGATTATGAGCTGCATGTGTCAAGGACATCCCTCCAAACTAACGACCATTGCCCTGTAATTTCGTGGAACGTTATGGCTTCACAACAACAAGCTGTTCGTGAATGGTCAGGAATCAATACATTCGCTCCTACACAGACCAAGTTGCTTGAACTCTTGGGAAACCTTACACAAGAGGATGCGAACTCCTTAACCATACTTGTGATTGGGAAAGGTAGCATTGGGAAGTCTGCAACTGTAAACTCCATCATTGGAGAAAGGGTGGTTTCAATTAGTCCCTGTCAGTCTGAAGGGGCCAAGATCTATTATGGTATCACGATCAAGGGCAGGTTTTACATTGATCCAAATACAATGGAATACATAGTTCAATTCTATCACTAATTCCTACAACCTCGCCAAGAAAAACTAATGCATAAACACTGTTGAAATCAAAGTGGGAATGAGGATCATAATAGAATAATAGACTTGTTGAAACCTAAGCAAAACAGCCAGCAGAACATGTTTTACCTGtcacaaaaccaaaacaaaaCCAACGTGCACATAACCTGCTGCAGAATATGCACTGGCAGGGATGTGGAAGTAATATATGGATATGAAAATGGGGTGTATGCATGGACGTAAGATCACCTACTTGTATTCCACAGTTGTTAAACAAAATCACAAAGCCAACATGAAAAGAGTACGTGGAAAAGCATGAAAAAGATAGGTTTGGAAAATGAGAAGGACGCAGATGTTTCGAATTAAGGAGTATTTAAAGACACACATCAGTCACAAATGAAATATTACATGACAGTAAAAAAGAACCGAACTTACATCACAATGTATTTGTTTTACTGCGATAATAATTCAACAAAGGATTCAACAAGAGGGACCACATATCTGGAGAAATCTTTCTACCAACAGAGTCGTACGCATTGCCTTCACGCGAGGGCCACAATGAAATCCAAAAAGAAGCCATTTGCCTAACGGAATGATTTGCTGGATTTGCCAGCTCACACCATACACAAACCTCGTATCACCCCTCTATAAAAGCGAGTGAAATCCACTGAAAATGGGGATCCGAAAAAAACCATATTGTTACCCTGCCGAAACTCCCTTGAATCCTGCACTCAAAGCTCAATAAAAAAACCTCAGCTTTGATTTTCACACTGAAAATGTAAGAGTTTGGATTTAGGGAGTATGATAGGAATGGAAAATTAGGATTCTGTAATTTATATTGATGATAAAGTGATGAGTACAAAGATAATAGTGGAATATAATTCCACTTCTTACGGTACGGAAAATAAATGTAAGATAAAATCCAAGGGGAGAGAAGAATAATTCCAAAAGGGAGAAGGTTCTAATTCCCGCCTGCCATCACTAGATCCCTAGCTCCCACTAAATAGTAAAGTCCTCCAAAAGTTTGTTAGGCTTTTTCTCTCTGGTACTCTTTCTTGTTGCCTTACTTTCCGCATCACATGCCGCCTGGCCTTTTCTAATTTTTGTATCAGCTCCCTTCAATGTTTGTGAAGTTCCATTTGTACCCTCAGCCTCAATCATAACATTACTCCCTCCATTGAAACTAACCTTGTCCTCAAGGTTAAGGGATGGAAATGTGGTCTGCAACTGACACCAATCCTCCCAGGTAGCATCCTCCGCGGCGAAACCTGTCCATTGAACCAACACCTGTCTGACTGGTCTATCCTGAACCATGATCATGCGAGACTGCAGAATACGTTGAGGCATGATTAGAGGACTGTGAGCTGTGGTAATCAATGGCAAGGGCATATAGGGTGTGGAGTGAGGCCCCTGGCACGGTGTGAGAAGAGAGACATGAAACACGGGGTGGATTTTTGCCGTTGGAGGCAATGCTAGTTTGTAAGCCACTGTCCCGACACGCGATAACACTTCGAAAGGCCCAAAGTAGCGAAGACCAAGCTTTTGATTCTTGCGCAAGGCAACAGAAACTTGACGGTAAGGTTGAAGCTTGACTAAAACCTTGTCACCTACTGCAAATTCGACGAAGCGACGCCGTTTATCAGCAAAATTTTTCATATGGTTTTGAGCCTTAGCCAGATTGGCTTTCAGTTGAGCTAAAACAACATCACGCTCGCAGAGTAAATCCTGCAAGGTAGGAGGATCAGATTGCTGCAATTCATACTTAATCACTTGAGGGGGGTCTCTGCCATACACTGCTCGAAAGGGTGTCATGCCGATGCTGGTGTGGTATGAAGTGTTATACCAGAATTCCACCCAAGGCAAGAACCGAAACCAGTGTTGTGGGTTGTCTGCGGTGAAACAACGGAGGTACAACTCTACACATTTGTTAAGTGCCTCTGATTGACCGTCCGATTGCGGATGATAGGCAGAACTCATGTTCAGAGTGGTGCCACTTAATCGAAAAAGGTGTTGCCAAAACTTGCTGAGAAAGACTTTGTCACAGTCCGACACAATACTCTTGGGAAAACCATGGAGTTTGACAACTGAATGCATAAAAGCGTGAGCTACAGAGAGGCTCGAGTAATCACTCTTCAACGGCGTCAAGTGACAGTATTTGGAAAGGCGATCAATGACCACTAGCAAGACGGTGTAACCGTGCGATGGGGGAAGCCCGGTAATGAAATCCATTGCCACATCTTCCCAAATTTGTGAGGGGATAGGAAGTGGTTGGAGCAGGCCCGAGGGTAGTGTGTTAGCAGTCTTGGCTTGCTGACAGATGAGGCAGTTTGAGATGAAAGTAGTGACATCTCCGTGCAGAGTTGACCAAAAAATTTAAGCAGTAATGCGTGCTTTGGTGCGAGTAATGCCGGAATGGCCTCCCAACTGGGAACTGTGAAATTCCTGAAGTATAGAATTAATCAGGTCAGGCGCTGCAGGTATCACGAGTCTGTCTTTCCAGTAAAGTAACCCATTCTTATGGGAATATGCAATTTTCGGTGGCGAGCCTTCAATACACTGCTGTAAGATGGATGCATATAAACCATTTGTTATCCCCGCTTGTTTTATTTGTTGCAATAGAGAGGAATGTATGGAGGAAAGGGATAGCATGAAGGAACGGGACAAGGCATCCGCTGCAATGTTATCCTTTCCCGGCTTGTACGCAATAGTGAAATTATACCCCAAAAATTTATGAAGCCATGCCTGTTGTTCCGGAGTTTGGATGGACTGTTCCGTCAAAGATTTAAGACTTTTCTGATCCGTACGTATGATAAATTGATGATCGATGAGGTAGTGGCGAAATTTGGAAATAGCCTCACTAATAGCATATAGCTCTTGCACATAGGCACTCTGTTTTTGCATCCTTGGGCTCAACTTTTTGGAGAAAAAAGCAATGGGATGTTTGGCTTGACTCAGTACTGCCCCAATGCCAGATCCGGATGCGTCAGTTTCCAAAATGAAGGGTTTGGAAAAATCTGGTAAACTGAGAACAGGCGCAACTGTTAATGCTCGTTTCAGATTATGAAATGCCGCAGCAGCCTGGTCATTCCAAAGGAATGAATCCTTCTTTAGAAGATCAGTTAAAGGTAGAGCAATCGAAGCGTAACCTTGTATGAAGCGCCTATAATAACCAGTGAGTCCAAGGAAGCCGCGTAGTTGTTTCAGATTAGACGGTCTTGGCCACTCAAGCACTGCTTGCACTTTTGAGCTATCCATTGCAACACCTTGCCCTGAAACTGTATGGCCGAGGTAGTCAATCTGTGTAAGGCCAAAGCAACACTTGGAGAGTTTAGCACACAAGGAATGTTCCTGTAAAAGCTGCAAGACCTCCTCCAAATGACACAAGTGAGCATGCCAGGAAGGACTATATATCAGAATATCGTCAAAGAAGACCAACGCTGACTTACGAAGCTGTTGGCGAAACACTTGATTCATAAGGCTTTGGAATGAAGCCGGCACATTTGTCAACCCGAAGGGCATTACGAGCCACTCTTACAACCCTTGGTGAGTTCGAAAGGCAGTCTTGTGACAATCTTCATGCCTAACCAAGATTTGATGGTAACCGGACAACAAATCTAGTTTGGAAAAGTAAGTAGCACCGAACAACTCATCAAGCAATTCATCCAAGGTAGGAATAGGGAAACTGTCCTTTATAGTGATAGCATTTAGAGCCCTATAGTCGGTACAAAATCGCCATGATCCGTCCTTCTTTTTGACCAATAATACCGATGATGAAAATGGGCTAGAACTTGGCTGTATAATACCCTGTTGTAACATTTCCATGACCATTTTCTCAATCATTGATTTTTGACTATGAGCATAGCGGTACGGTTTAACCTTGACAGGGTTACTTCCTTTAACAAGGGGAATGGCATGGTCCTGAATCCTTTTAGGTGGAAGGCCAGTAGGAGGGTTAAAAACCATACTATATTTCAGGAGCAGTGTACGCAATTCATGGTCGAGGTCCATCGGTATCTCCAAATTAGGAGTGACAACACTCTGTGTACTGATAAAGTGGAGGGAAAAACACTCAGCAATAGATTTAGTAGTGGACAATCTTTTAATGTGATGATAGTGGGCCTGAGAAGGAGTCCTGGTTTGTTCACCGTGCAAAGTAATAAAGGTGTTGTCTAGGTGGAACTTAATAGACATAGCACGATAATCGGCGATATGAGGACCTAGTGTGGCAAGCCATGGTGCCCCTAGGACCAAATCTGCACCAGTTAGGGGTAGTAAATAGACAGGTAATGTAATTGTGTGACCCTGAATTGATACCTGAAGGTTGTTGACAAAACCAGCTACTTCTAAGGATTGCCCGTTTCCTACCAACACTTTGAATTGAGAAGCATGCTCAACAGGAAGTTGTAAGAACTTTGCAATGTGTGGTTGGAGGAAGTTATCCGAGCTGCCACTATCTATAAGAACTTGGACCGGTTTCCCTTGAATGTGACCCAAGAATCGGAGAGTCCCCACTCCCGCGGAGCCATTAAGGGCATTGAAGGAGAGATGGTGGTCCTGAGTGTTTTGAGTCTCTTCGTCAGTGGCGTCCACAGGAGAATCCAACAAACCTTCCTCGGATGTTACAATATCTTCATCATCGGCTTGCAATAGAAGGTACTGACGATTCGGACAACGGTGAGAGAAGGAAAACTTCTCGTCACAAGTGAAGCAAAGGCCCTTGTCCCGGCGCAACTGCATTTCTGCCGGCGAGATATTCTTGACGGATGGTGTACGCGACAGTTGTGGTCTGGGTTTAAGGTTGGGGGTGGGAAGAAGAGGTGGTAATGGGTTTTGGTTTATCGTTGAAGTTGGGTTACGATTTTGGTTATTGGGGAAAGAAGAGAGGGGTCGGGTTATTGGAGCTGCTTGGAAGGGTTTGGGCCGGGTCGGGTATTTTTCttcaaacaacttggccaaggCACAGGCTCTGGAAAGGGTACGGGGGGATTGGGCCAACACGTCAGGTTTGATTTCGGGTCGGAGTCCGCTAATGAAACAATCCAGAATAGCATCGGAGCTTAACCCTTCAGATCGATTAGCAAGAGCGGTGAATTGCAGGTAGTAGGAGTTAACAGTGTCTGTTTGGGTGAGTTTGAAGAGGGGGCTGCGGGGTAAATCGTAAGGTGAAGGTCCGAATTCAAGTTCCAGGGCTCTGGTAAGGCCAATCCATGACTGAAAGGGATTGTCGCGTGCTCGCATTTGAAACCAGGGAACAACATCCTTGTCCATGTGAACAGCGGCGATGGTCAAACGCTGCGTATCTGGTGTTGAATAAAACTCAAAGAACTGCTCTGCTTTGAAGATCCAATGGAGCACATCATTTCCATCAAAACGCGGAAAATCAAGCTTCACGTTTCGAACCTGAAATGGTGGCGGTGTCGTGTGTGAGTTCGACCCACCTGAGATGGCTGAATCAATTTTGAGTGTACCCAGATGAGCCTCAACGCGTTCCAAACAACCCAAATCTGTGTTTCGATGATGGAGGTATTCAGAGTGGCGTCGCTCGGCATCCTCTTCGAGCTTCTGTATGTTAGCGGCCATGGAGGTGATTGTCGTTTGGAGTCCTTCATACGCGTGTTTTCAGCCATAGTGGGGATGAAAGCACCAATGTAAGAGTTTGGATTTAGGGAGTATGATAGGAATGGAAAATTAGGATTCTGTAATTTATATTGATGATAAAGTGATGAGTACAAAGATAATAGTGGAATACAATTCCACTTCTTACGGTATGGAAAATAAATGTAAGATAGAATCCAAGGGGAGAGAAGAATAATTCCAAAAGGGAGAAGGTTCTATATCCTGCCTGCCATCACTAGATCCCTAGCTCCCACTAAATAGTAAAGTCCTCCAAAAGTTTGTTAGGCTTTTTCTCTCTGGTACTCTTTCTTGTTGCCTTACTTTCCGCATCACATGCCGCCTGGCCTTTTCTAATTTTTGTATCAGCTCCCTTCAATGTTTGTGAAGTTCCATTTGTACCCTCAGCCTCAATCATAACAGAAAACCAAAGCTGAAGAGCTCAAATCCTTCAGCCAAGCACGAACGAGAGAGTGACGTGAAGACAGACTGAAGGGAAAAGAAAAGCCTAGAGCAGTGAAGAGATGATTTAGCGAGGAAAAGGAGAGAAGGCTTCTTACCAAGATCCGGCCCCATTCCTCATGACCGCCGAAAACGTGCTCTTTCCTTCGAGGTTTAGTTCGTTATGTTCTTCTTCAAGTCTTTACTCATATGCTTCATATTATCTTAAACAACCATGATTTGCTTAGATCCGAGATTTCTCTTCTAGCCTTTTTGATTTAGCGTTTATCTTGCTTACTCCATTTTCGCTCACGTTCGATTCGAAATCCTGAACAGAGTAGTATGGATTTGTATGGATTTGTTTTTTTTGTTCGTCGTTAGTAAGTTTCGTTTAGGTGTTGGATTTGTGCAAGGAAGATTTTGAGGTTTGAAGTTGTAGAGATAATGAAACTGATAATGGTTGTTTTATTCCCGTTTCAGACTCACATCATTTCCTTTTTAAAACTGTGATTAATGGTCATA includes these proteins:
- the LOC127123084 gene encoding uncharacterized protein LOC127123084, with protein sequence MAANIQKLEEDAERRHSEYLHHRNTDLGCLERVEAHLGTLKIDSAISGGSNSHTTPPPFQVRNVKLDFPRFDGNDVLHWIFKAEQFFEFYSTPDTQRLTIAAVHMDKDVVPWFQMRARDNPFQSWIGLTRALELEFGPSPYDLPRSPLFKLTQTDTVNSYYLQFTALANRSEGLSSDAILDCFISGLRPEIKPDVLAQSPRTLSRACALAKLFEEKYPTRPKPFQAAPITRPLSSFPNNQNRNPTSTINQNPLPPLLPTPNLKPRPQLSRTPSVKNISPAEMQLRRDKGLCFTCDEKFSFSHRCPNRQYLLLQADDEDIVTSEEGLLDSPVDATDEETQNTQDHHLSFNALNGSAGVGTLRFLGHIQGKPVQVLIDSGSSDNFLQPHIAKFLQLPVEHASQFKVLVGNGQSLEVAGFVNNLQVSIQGHTITLPVYLLPLTGADLVLGAPWLATLGPHIADYRAMSIKFHLDNTFITLHGEQTRTPSQAHYHHIKRLSTTKSIAECFSLHFISTQSVVTPNLEIPMDLDHELRTLLLKYSMVFNPPTGLPPKRIQDHAIPLVKGSNPVKVKPYRYAHSQKSMIEKMVMEMLQQGIIQPSSSPFSSSVLLVKKKDGSWRFCTDYRALNAITIKDSFPIPTLDELLDELFGATYFSKLDLLSGYHQILVRHEDCHKTAFRTHQGL